Proteins encoded together in one Penicillium digitatum chromosome 1, complete sequence window:
- a CDS encoding Cysteine dioxygenase type I, which produces MPAVIPLLPLGTSRSLGNKHYTPQYSLDDLVQDIKAYLGESGGISSADVDNEYLISLAQKYISDPNDWARFYYNDTSKNYTRNAIENINQKANILLLVWNPGKGSPIHDHANAHCIMKVLAGTLQETIYNVPNQDSDLHGPLEIKSDTRHSMNAVAYISDDIGLHRVHNPSSDQVAVSLHLYTPPNAADYGYNIYNEMTGKASFVQQAQAVSQKE; this is translated from the exons ATGCCTGCTGTCATCCCCTTGCTCCCTCTTGGCACTAGCCGATCACTAGGCAACAAGCACTACACCCCCCAGTACAGCTTAGATGATCTCGTACAAGACATCAAGGCCTACCTAGGCGAGAGTGGTGGCATTTCTTCGGCAGATGTGGATAACGAATACCTGATCTCGCTGGCGCAGAAGTACATCTCTGATCCGAACGACTGGGCCCGCTTTTACTACAACGACACCAGCAAGAATTACACTCGCAATGCTATCGAAAACATTAACCAAAAAGCAAACATT CTCCTGCTCGTGTGGAACCCCGGGAAAGGCTCCCCCATCCACGACCATGCCAATGCACACTGCATCATGAAGGTCCTGGCTGGCACGCTACAAGAAACTATTTACAACGTCCCCAATCAGGACTCTGATCTTCATGGTCCGTTGGAAATCAAGTCTGACACGAGGCACTCCATGAATGCCGTCGCCTATATCTCGGACGATATTGGGCTGCATCGCGTTCACAACCCGAGTAGTGACCAAGTTGCTGTCTCTCTGCACT TATATACCCCGCCTAATGCCGCCGACTATGGGTATAACATTTACAACGAAATGACAGGCAAAGCGAGCTTTGTCCAACAGGCTCAAGCTGTTTCTCAGAAAGAATGA
- a CDS encoding Phospho-2-dehydro-3-deoxyheptonate aldolase, with protein MPLISTTEVNEDSRVLGYDPLLSPNFLQNEIPAPARAIETVRAGRNQAIEIIEQRDDRLLVVVGPCSIHDPDTALEYARRLKELSVKLEKDICVIMRAYLEKPRTTVGWKGLINDPDIDETFNINKGLRVSRKLYTDLTSTGLPIASEMLDTISPQYLADLISLGAIGARTTESQLHRELASGLSFPIGYKNGTDGNLTVAVDAIGAASHPHRFLGVTKQGLAAITKTSGNEHGFVILRGGNRGTNYDRASIQTAREVLRSKKQREVLMVDCSHGNSNKNHLNQPIVAKEVSDQLREGQTAIIGVMIESNIYEGNQKVPPEGPEALLRGVSITDACINWEMTVDVLEDLADGVRARRTARKTQQ; from the exons ATGCCTCTTATCAGCACTACTGAAGTCAACGAGGACTCTCGCG TCCTCGGATACGACCCATTGCTGTCGCCCAATTTCTTGCAGAATGAGATTCCCGCG CCCGCTCGTGCAATCGAGACAGTCCGTGCCGGCCGGAACCAAGCAATCGAGATCATCGAGCAGCGCGATGACCGCCTACTAGTCGTTGTTGGGCCATGCTCCATTCACGACCCCGACACCGCACTGGAGTACGCCCGCCGGCTCAAGGAGCTTTCCGTAAAACTGGAGAAGGACATCTGTGTGATCATGCGCGCCTACCTCGAGAAACCCCGTACAACAGTCGGCTGGAAGGGACTGATTAACGATCCCGACATCGACGAGACCTTCAACATCAACAAAGGTCTGCGCGTGTCCCGTAAGCTGTACACCGACCTGACTAGCACGGGACTCCCCATCGCCTCTGAGATGCTCGACACCATCTCCCCACAGTACCTGGCAGATCTGATCTCGCTAGGTGCGATCGGCGCCCGCACCACCGAGTCTCAACTTCACCGCGAGCTCGCCTCGGGCCTGTCCTTCCCCATCGGCTACAAGAACGGCACAGACGGTAATCTGACCGTCGCCGTGGACGCCATCGGCGCCGCTTCGCACCCCCACCGCTTCCTCGGCGTCACGAAGCAGGGTCTAGCTGCCATCACCAAGACCTCCGGCAACGAACACGGTTTCGTCATCCTGCGCGGTGGAAACAGAGGCACCAACTATGACCGCGCTAGCATTCAAACTGCCCGTGAGGTTCTCCGCTCCAAGAAGCAGCGTGAGGTCCTCATGGTCGACTGCTCGCACGGTAACTCCAACAAGAACCACCTCAACCAGCCCATTGTCGCCAAGGAGGTCTCCGACCAGCTCCGTGAAGGTCAGACTGCTATCATTGGTGTCATGATCGAGTCCAACATCTACGAGGGTAACCAGAAGGTTCCCCCCGAGGGACCGGAGGCTCTTCTCCGCGGTGTCAGCATCACAGATGCTTGCATCAACTGGGAGATGACGGTTGATGTGCTTGAGGATCTCGCAGACGGTGTTCGAGCTCGTCGTACTGCCCGGAAGACGCAGCAATAG
- a CDS encoding Hexokinase-1, which yields MSAPLVKVLHRLRELFHNVLATLESMILFPSFFRGLSRRRQKTFLGAHGKRRSLDHFAEEVETLCSTPLSTRNMVEMSEKIRAQFRECLQTSPFCMLPSYNTTLPAGTEKGTYLALDVGGSTFRVALIELNGRHEEVRILKVSSVHIDEQLKMLEGTQFFDWMAGQIETILKEVGADYGRGDVPLGMGLSWSFPIEQISHNRGLVIHMGKGFKASVGTVGQELGDLLIQSCRKRNLNVEVAAIVNDSSAALLSRAYVDPKTRMSLILGTGTNMAIHFPVHEIGTSKFGVRPEGWFGHAKHVLINTEMSMFGGGVLPTTRWDDMLNRTHLRPNYQPLEYMITGRYLGEIVRLIIVEATETARMFGGELPHSMREPYSFDTSIVACLEEDSSPSLSTSAALLQKLHAFHNQPSVDDLRFLRRISQTVSRRAAGYLATAIHSMWCLRNEAEFPTPPSTVDSFDKESPEITIVEHGDSDKSLSIACDGAVINKYPGFRAACQSYLDQLTEETSPGAGCSIRLNPAPESAILGAAVAVAISVA from the coding sequence ATGTCGGCACCACTGGTCAAGGTGCTACACCGATTGCGAGAGTTGTTCCATAACGTTCTCGCCACACTCGAAAGCATGATCCTGTTCCCCTCATTCTTCCGTGGCCTCTCGCGACGGCGCCAAAAGACGTTCCTCGGCGCCCATGGAAAACGCCGCAGCCTCGATCACTTCGCCGAAGAAGTGGAGACCTTGTGCTCCACGCCGCTATCAACGCGCAACATGGTCGAGATGTCTGAGAAGATTCGCGCCCAGTTTCGGGAATGTTTACAGACTAGCCCATTCTGTATGCTTCCATCCTACAATACTACACTTCCTGCTGGCACGGAAAAGGGCACTTATCTGGCATTGGATGTGGGTGGATCGACGTTTCGCGTAGCTCTGATTGAACTAAATGGCCGGCATGAGGAAGTACGCATCTTGAAAGTGTCGTCTGTACACATTGACGAACAACTCAAGATGCTCGAAGGGACACAATTCTTCGATTGGATGGCAGGGCAGATTGAGACCATCTTAAAGGAAGTTGGGGCAGACTACGGCCGTGGCGATGTACCGCTGGGGATGGGGTTATCTTGGTCTTTCCCCATTGAACAGATATCGCACAACCGCGGGTTGGTGATTCACATGGGTAAGGGATTTAAAGCCTCCGTTGGCACGGTAGGCCAGGAACTGGGTGATCTCCTCATCCAATCATGTCGCAAGCGCAATTTGAACGTCGAGGTTGCCGCTATCGTGAACGACAGCTCGGCAGCTCTACTGTCGCGGGCCTATGTCGATCCCAAGACTCGAATGTCTCTCATTTTGGGTACCGGTACCAACATGGCAATTCACTTCCCAGTGCATGAGATTGGAACGTCCAAGTTCGGAGTCCGTCCGGAGGGTTGGTTTGGCCACGCCAAGCATGTCCTCATCAACACCGAGATGAGTATGTTCGGCGGAGGAGTGCTTCCTACGACACGGTGGGATGACATGCTGAATCGCACGCATCTGCGTCCCAACTATCAGCCGCTCGAATACATGATCACAGGTCGGTACCTAGGTGAGATTGTGCGTCTGATCATTGTCGAGGCAACTGAGACTGCCCGCATGTTTGGCGGCGAGCTTCCACACTCCATGCGTGAACCTTATTCCTTCGATACAAGTATCGTCGCTTGCCTCGAAGAGGACTCCTCTCCGTCGCTTTCCACCTCGGCCGCCCTCCTGCAGAAGCTGCATGCCTTCCACAACCAACCCTCCGTTGACGATCTGCGATTTCTGCGCCGCATCTCGCAGACAGTCTCCCGTCGTGCCGCCGGATACCTGGCGACAGCCATACACAGCATGTGGTGCCTTCGTAACGAGGCGGAATTCCCCACACCCCCTTCTACTGTCGACTCTTTCGATAAGGAATCTCCTGAAATCACAATTGTCGAGCACGGAGACTCGGATAAGAGCCTTTCCATCGCCTGCGACGGCGCCGTCATCAATAAGTATCCTGGCTTCCGCGCTGCCTGCCAGAGCTATCTGGATCAGTTGACGGAGGAAACATCACCGGGTGCCGGATGCTCCATCCGTCTCAATCCGGCCCCTGAAAGCGCCATTCTCGGTGCGGCAGTGGCAGTGGCTATCTCCGTTGCTTGA
- a CDS encoding Aflatoxin biosynthesis regulatory protein yields MTPTRSTKSGLASLACTECRKQHLKCDASKPSCSRCVQNGLLCQYLPSRRGGRRKSRLETPYQRHPQTHLNTRYQSTDPVLPIAPAQATPENPSVQAGTQTGLDIPTGPVSWPVMLSGNAPVQQTVEPASELSLYDERLPRLYYENFHVAHPILVPSSLYHDQNYPQFLQLVVHFVGSHHIASVSSQPYKDQVVAELKTNSDRSASMVQAWLLYSIALYARDEWTEAQDALSRSIDIALELGMNRWSFASSTNPERSLEAESMRRTWWELYVTDIFMAVPLKTTTFRCSTVSPEVALPCEESTYNCAGDISKPRMMIEFKRRILAAEDTVFSSFSYRIEATTILCRVLVLNRLRDCHRDHLQAVENALVSWINHLPSKKLDIVDSYGNVDEMMFQAHLTIAYAAMLLHLPRSDLPSVLSQSQPDDRFWPGLTGQLSSTFTRLVHSIKATEASRRISDSISVCPNVSKHTPFIVPALTLCGLIQLATSTSHSEECFDHHCNRVTLILGCLKSTQRTWKLAESLYHALRSSAAEVLSDSMEKWNAEPLQRFTSAATMPNDQEGHSSNANPAPVMPDGHDLPPEFSPQFIDPTCYNASFFSAIPDFDMH; encoded by the exons ATGACCCCGACACGATCAACCAAAAGCGGTCTAGCCTCACTGGCTTGTACCGAGTGCAGAAAGCAACATCTCAAATGTGATGCCAGCAAACCATCATGTTCGCGATGTGTTCAAAATGGGTTACTCTGTCAATACCTACCCTCTCGACGGGGCGGACGCAGGAAATCACGACTTGAGACTCCATATCAACGCCATCCGCAAACCCATCTCAAT ACCCGATATCAATCTACGGACCCTGTTCTGCCAATAGCTCCTGCACAGGCTACACCAGAGAATCCTTCGGTGCAGGCAGGCACGCAGACAGGACTTGATATTCCCACTGGGCCAGTCTCTTGGCCAGTGATGCTCTCGGGAAATGCTCCTGTTCAGCAAACTGTGGAACCAGCAAGCGAACTGTCGCTCTATGACGAGCGCTTGCCTCGCTTGTACTATGAAAATTTCCACGTCGCCCATCCGATCTTGGTGCCCAGCTCCTTGTATCACGACCAAAATTACCCTCAGTTCTTACAGCTAGTTGTACATTTTGTGGGGTCCCATCACATTGCCTCTGTTTCAAGCCAGCCGTATAAGGACCAAGTCGTTGCTGAGCTGAAGACAAATTCTGATCGATCGGCTTCCATGGTTCAGGCTTGGCTACTATATTCCATTGCGCTGTACGCCCGCGATGAATGGACTGAGGCCCAAGATGCCCTCTCTCGTAGCATTGATATTGCTTTGGAGCTTGGCATGAACCGTTGGTCTTTCGCTTCATCCACCAACCCCGAAAGATCTCTTGAAGCCGAAAGCATGAGACGAACATGGTGGGAACTGTATGTCACCGACATCTTCATGGCAGTCCCGCTTAAGACCACCACATTTCGATGTAGCACCGTGTCACCGGAGGTGGCCTTGCCCTGCGAAGAGTCAACTTATAATTGTGCGGGTGATATCTCGAAACCACGTATGATGATCGAGTTTAAGCGGAGGATACTCGCGGCAGAGGATACTGTTTTTTCATCCTTCAGCTACCGCATCGAGGCTACGACCATCTTATGCCGGGTTCTTGTCTTGAATCGACTACGTGATTGTCACCGCGATCATCTCCAAGCTGTCGAAAATGCACTAGTGAGCTGGATCAACCACCTACCGTCCAAAAAGCTCGACATTGTTGATTCATACGGCAATGTTGACGAGATGATGTTTCAAGCGCATTTGACAATAGCCTATGCCGCCATGCTCCTACACTTACCCCGAAGCGACCTTCCATCTGTGTTGTCCCAGTCCCAACCAGATGATCGCTTCTGGCCTGGTCTGACTGGCCAGCTCTCATCAACCTTCACCCGTCTAGTCCACAGCATAAAAGCAACCGAGGCTTCAAGGCGTATCTCAGACTCCATATCTGTTTGTCCAAATGTGTCGAAGCACACTCCCTTCATCGTCCCCGCCTTGACCCTCTGCGGACTCATCCAGCTCGCCACGTCCACTAGTCATTCCGAGGAGTGTTTCGACCATCACTGCAACCGTGTCACACTCATTCTAGGATGCCTCAAGAGCACCCAGCGGACATGGAAACTGGCCGAGTCCCTATACCATGCTCTTCGGTCTTCTGCAGCAGAAGTTCTGTCGGATTCGATGGAAAAATGGAATGCCGAACCACTACAGCGATTCACCTCGGCAGCCACAATGCCTAACGACCAAGAAGGACATAGCTCCAATGCCAATCCCGCCCCAGTCATGCCAGACGGCCATGATTTGCCGCCGGAATTTTCCCCGCAATTTATCGACCCAACTTGCTACAACGCTTCGTTTTTCAGTGCTATTCCTGACTTTGATATGCATTAG
- a CDS encoding 3-ketoacyl-CoA thiolase (POT1), putative codes for MTSPIPRGLRHVLQKSPNDIVILSSLRTPVTRAKKGGFKDAYPEELLASVLQATLTANPNLDPAKIDDVLIGSVLQELGGAKAGRMGQIHAGFPHSVPFNTINRQCSSGLAAITTIANGIRAGAINVGVGGGMESMTRNYGSRAIPTVLWPELKESYSQDARDCIMPMGITSENVASRYGISRADQDAFAVESHAKASAAQKAGRFDSEIVSVTTKTLDSENPDAPAKEVTVSQDDGIRHGLSLEKVGALKPAFAPTGASTAGNSSQVSDGAAAALLMRRSTAEELGLSGSIKARWIASAVAGCAPDEMGVGPAVAIPKLLQAVGVEVSEVGIWEINEAFASQALYSVRKLGIDQAKVNPNGGAIAIGHPLGATGARQLATLLPELERSGQEIGVISMCIGTGMGMAGMFVRE; via the coding sequence ATGACTTCTCCAATTCCCCGCGGGCTCCGCCATGTGCTTCAGAAGTCCCCCAATGACATCGTCATCCTCTCCTCGCTGCGCACGCCTGTCACCCGCGCCAAGAAAGGTGGTTTCAAAGACGCCTACCCAGAAGAGCTACTCGCCAGCGTGCTGCAAGCCACATTAACGGCAAACCCGAACCTCGACCCCGCGAAGATAGACGATGTGCTCATCGGCTCCGTCCTACAAGAACTAGGCGGCGCCAAAGCCGGCCGCATGGGCCAGATCCACGCGGGCTTCCCTCACTCCGTACCGTTCAACACGATCAACCGCCAATGCTCATCTGGTCTAGCAGCTATCACAACTATTGCCAACGGTATCCGTGCCGGCGCCATTAACGTCGGCGTTGGCGGCGGTATGGAATCTATGACCCGAAACTACGGCTCTCGCGCCATCCCCACAGTCCTGTGGCCCGAACTAAAGGAGTCCTACTCCCAAGATGCCCGTGACTGTATCATGCCCATGGGAATTACCTCGGAGAACGTCGCATCACGCTACGGTATCTCCCGCGCAGACCAAGACGCTTTCGCTGTCGAGTCCCACGCTAAGGCCTCTGCCGCCCAGAAGGCTGGCCGCTTCGACTCCGAGATTGTCTCTGTCACTACTAAGACACTTGACTCCGAGAATCCAGATGCCCCCGCTAAGGAAGTGACAGTCTCCCAGGACGACGGTATCCGCCACGGTCTGTCCCTCGAGAAGGTGGGCGCGCTCAAGCCCGCTTTCGCACCTACCGGTGCCAGCACCGCCGGTAACAGTTCGCAGGTCAGCGACGGTGCCGCTGCTGCTTTGTTGATGCGTCGCTCTACCGCCGAGGAGCTGGGTCTGTCTGGTTCTATTAAGGCGCGCTGGATCGCGTCTGCTGTCGCGGGCTGTGCCCCTGATGAGATGGGTGTTGGTCCTGCTGTTGCCATCCCTAAGCTTCTGCAGGCCGTTGGCGTTGAAGTTTCCGAGGTCGGTATTTGGGAGATTAACGAGGCATTCGCCTCGCAGGCTCTATACAGCGTTCGCAAGCTTGGAATCGATCAGGCTAAGGTGAACCCTAATGGTGGTGCTATTGCTATTGGTCACCCCCTTGGTGCAACTGGTGCTCGCCAACTGGCTACTCTGTTGCCTGAGTTGGAGCGCAGTGGCCAGGAGATCGGTGTTATTAGTATGTGCATTGGTACAGGTATGGGTATGGCGGGCATGTTTGTCCGTGAGTAA
- a CDS encoding Thiolase, C-terminal, translating to MRPSMRLPLREANFICSSCKIQATPRISPLGPTRRYASDSSPGILERARRKIWGTDNPPGLADPYTGSQIMPGAGMSPGEPAPEEAFNLEEGQARFEEIDENLTWEGMPRIGYLKEKEWRLKGSKGQADRVKPWYHNPRPLPYMNAAHQAAVEIGLKQMLGEKVTVVSKNNSRAIEAQLKSVKIQGQSDNWGDRLRFPDIKTMESLLRNAAGAVDGKAGEVAFEEKLKKATEQGDRLYGAESKGQIQNSLSSLSLADGNVKFVFFARLSKLMSQHISDYTITSSATTGDVFRAQEALRKKTTRLTPVLLHKIMDKNGAAELPNVKISDVRQTRHDNDEDLGRKKAIVSTLYKSGLITKSLGQKQSPPWKQAKKTELNA from the exons ATGCGACCCTCAATGCGCCTCCCTCTGCGGGAGGCAAACTTTATCTGTTCCAGCTGCAAAATTCAAGCCACTCCCCGTATATCTCCGCTCGGTCCAACCCGCCGCTATGCCTCCGACTCCTCCCCCGGAATCCTCGAGCGCGCTCGGCGCAAGATTTGGGGCACCGACAACCCCCCAGGTCTAGCAGACCCTTACACTGGAAGTCAAATCATGCCTGGGGCAGGAATGAGTCCCGGAGAGCCGGCTCCAGAGGAGGCATTCAATCTTGAAGAGGGTCAAGCGCGATTTGAAGAAATTGATGAGAACCTGACCTGGGAGGGAATGCCCAGGATTGGTTATCTCAAGGAGAAAGAATGGCGTCTGAAGGGTTCGAAAGGACAAGCCGATAGAGTCAAACC GTGGTACCACAACCCACGACCTTTACCATACATGAATGCTGCGCATCAAGCTGCCGTGGAGATTGGTTTGAAGCAAATGTTGGGCGAAAAGGTCACCGTTGTTAGCAAGAACAACAGCCGAGCGATCGAAGCCCAGCTCAAGTCAGTTAAGATCCAAGGTCAATCTGATAACTGGGGTGACCGTCTCCGGTTCCCCGACATTAAGACAATGGAATCACTTCTGCGCAATGCAGCCGGGGCTGTGGACGGCAAAGCCGGCGAGGTCGCGTTCGAGGAGAAGTTGAAGAAAGCTACCGAGCAGGGAGATCGCCTATATGGTGCAGAGTCCAAGGGTCAGATTCAGAATAGCCTCAGTTCACTTTCGTTGGCTGATGGAAACGTCAAGTTTGTT TTCTTCGCCCGCCTCTCCAAACTGATGTCTCAGCACATTTCTGACTACACTATCACCTCTTCCGCCACTACTGGAGATGTCTTCCGCGCACAGGAGGCACTTCGCAAAAAGACAACCAGATTGACACCTGTGCTTCTCCACAAGATTATGGACAAGAACGGCGCCGCTGAGTTGCCTAATGTCAAGATCTCCGACGTCCGCCAGACTCGCCATGACAATGATGAAGATCTTGGCCGCAAGAAGGCCATTGTTTCTACGCTCTACAAGAGTGGCTTGATCACCAAGAGCCTGGGTCAGAAACAATCACCGCCCTGGAAGCAGGCTAAGAAGACTGAGCTGAATGCCTAG
- a CDS encoding Polynucleotidyl transferase, ribonuclease H fold, with protein sequence MPCTSAAAVPVRINTKKKRLKESEVSELARVLRESRIPQKEKAHHLSQGMEGCVHSSTAHGTRVNGSRHHVAGSPERTGEISPADRRFRTENEYSARFALQEIEIDIGSWMCLACPTSIRKCLDCNQYQGHEDSQIIAIHGECLTERSQKRSAIGVFYGRGNDGNISWPIPGKDDHSHTTQIAELTACLRALRNATSIIEQRRKMMRKGKVLMPLKIFVIKTDSEYLVRSLTEWLPKWKKNGWKTCKGVPVANSDMFKLAETGITMVEMVVQVKFWLVPKENNLEATCLAKMAFIEG encoded by the exons ATGCCTTGCACATCTGCAGCCGCTGTTCCTGTTCGCATTaataccaaaaaaaaacgacTCAAGGAATCTGAAGTGTCTGAATTGGCCCGCGTGCTGCGAGAGTCACGGATACCTCAGAAAGAGAAAGCCCATCATCTGTCTCAG GGAATGGAGGGCTGCGTGCACAGCTCCACTGCACATGGTACAAGGGTCAATGGCAGCCGTCACCACGTAGCTGGCTCTCCCGAGAGGACTGGAGAGATCTCACCTGCAGACCGCCGCTTCCGTACCGAGAACGAATATTCCGCCCGCTTCGCCTTGCAGGAAATTGAAATCGACATCGGCTCTTGGATGTGTCTCGCATGTCCCACTTCGATCCGCAAATGCCTGGACTGCAACCAATACCAAGGCCACGAAGACTCCCAGATCATCGCCATCCATGGAGAATGTCTCACCGAAAGGTCTCAGAAGCGATCGGCAATCGGAGTATTCTACGGCCGCGGCAACGATGGTAATATCTCCTGGCCCATTCCAGGCAAGGACGACCACAGCCACACAACTCAGATCGCCGAGTTGACCGCCTGCCTACGGGCCTTGCGAAATGCAACCTCTATCATCGAGCAACGCCGCAAGATGATGCGCAAGGGAAAGGTCCTCATGCCGCTAAAGATCTTCGTCATCAAAACAGACTCCGAGTACCTCGTCCGCAGCTTGACGGAGTGGCTGcccaagtggaagaagaacgGGTGGAAGACTTGCAAGGGTGTTCCAGTTGCTAATTCTGATATGTTCAAGCTGGCTGAAACTGGCATCACCATGGTTGAGATGGTCGTTCAGGTTAAGTTTTGGCTCGTGCCCAAGGAGAACAACCTGGAGGCTACTTGCCTGGCAAAGATGGCGTTCATAGAGGGATGA
- a CDS encoding ATP synthase subunit beta protein encodes MEDGFYNASDLNSVLSTLSSLASQGQRSSNQHINTPNSLPKITSSQSKPSQDPRPPQLRITRPSTTSTSASDSSTITTWPAALKYVMRTVGQNEETQARIRGLIRSQHRHEQQWFQAREALLKQQQGRPEKQRELDAVLRAIGAPVKEEVGTTEKELAAEIATYDGKVHRAAVQMGDAIIAELRSLCIPFFTLRKDLIQDAPPIIEDSQLRSQTELTGTPSSPISKSELVKLQQRMLELLEDLSPVYPLPMAFFFSKPTRRACFVEAVGQFISLYREHCKRQHIWVVITSSVADLGN; translated from the exons ATGGAAGACGGCTTCTACAATGCTTCGGACCTGAACTCAGTCCTCAGCACACTATCTAGTCTAGCTTCACAGGGCCAGAGAAGCTCTAACCAGCATATAAATACACCAAACAGTCTGCCAAAAATTACTTCATCTCAATCCAAGCCCTCACAGGATCCACGACCGCCGCAGCTAAGGATAACGAGACCGTCCACCACTTCTACTTCTGCATCTGACTCCTCAACAATTACCACTTGGCCTGCAGCACTAAAATATGTGATGCGCACCGTGGGTCAAAATGAAGAGACTCAAGCGCGCATTCGCGGTCTGATCCGAAGTCAACACCGTCATGAACAGCAATGGTTCCAAGCTCGCGAGGCATTATTGAAGCAGCAACAGGGTCGCCCTGAGAAACAGAGGGAGCTAGACGCAGTACT GAGGGCAATCGGTGCCCCCGTAAAAGAGGAGGTTGGCACG ACCGAAAAGGAGTTAGCCGCAGAGATCGCAACCTACGACGGAAAGGTTCATAGGGCAGCCGTGCAAATGGGAGATGCTATTATTGCCGAATTGCGCAGTCTGTGTATTCCATTCTTCACGCTTCGGAAGGACTTGATTCAAGATGCGCCACCCATCATAGAGGACTCACAGCTACGGAGCCAGACCGAGTTAACTGGAACCCCCTCATCGCCAATATCCAAGTCTGAGCTTGTGAAGTTGCAGCAACGCATGTTGGAATTACTTGAGGACCTGT CACCAGTTTATCCCCTACCCA TGgcgtttttcttttcaaagcCGACGAGGAGAGCCTGCTTTGTTGAGGCTGTTGGCCAGTT TATATCCCTATACCGTGAACACTG CAAGAGACAGCACATCTGGGTGGTGATTACATCATCTGTGGCCGACTTGGGTAACTAA
- a CDS encoding cytochrome oxidase c assembly-domain-containing protein, whose translation MSRSAADATRFTATGPYANSKTGGAYQAPDFGKKKSSTKSSPQQLGPNGKPETPKEKVERLRAQARAARKTQAAGSGADRWIESGRKFANKAHKGMVYSLIAASGVCGVLTVYSMISLTLYNRRQRTLWIEKELATLKDAEIAYANGTATIEQQELLKKEKIGEIMKQKREEEKAQKPWAKAKRFLFEKLNMEESSANAAPASASGLAIDSVDNTQGSVMEAVQAKQALNAAAAKTGAPLPGQLDVLAENVEQAAKTKTSSWTSWLTGR comes from the exons ATGTCCCGATCCGCCGCAGACGCAACGCGGTTCACGGCCACCGGGCCCTACGCCAACTCCAAGACTGGCGGCGCGTACCAGGCCCCAGACTttgggaagaagaagtccagcaCGAAGTCATCACCACAACAGCTTGGCCCAAATGGCAAACCGGAAACACCCAAGGAAAAGGTGGAACGACTGCGAGCACAGGCACGGGCTGCTCGGAAGACACAGGCAGCTGGAAGCGGAGCGGATCGATGGATTGAGTCTGGGCGGAAATTTGCCAATAAAGCGCATAAGGGAATGGTTTATTCTTTGATTGCTGCGTCCG GTGTCTGCGGTGTTCTCACAGTCTACTCGATGATCTCGCTCACCCTCTATAACCGTCGTCAACGCACTCTTTGGATCGAAAAGGAACTCGCGACTCTTAAGGATGCCGAGATCGCCTACGCTAACGGTACTGCTACTATCGAGCAACAGGAGCTcctgaagaaggagaagatcgGTGAAATTATGAAACAGAAGcgcgaggaggagaaggcacAGAAGCCCTGGGCCAAGGCAAAGCGATTCCTCTTCGAGAAGCTGAACATGGAAGAGAGCAGTGCCAATGCTGCACCTGCATCCGCATCAGGCTTGGCTATCGACAGTGTCGACAATACCCAAGGCAGCGTGATGGAGGCCGTCCAGGCTAAGCAAGCTCTAAATGCTGCTGCGGCGAAAACCGGTGCTCCGTTGCCCGGTCAGTTGGATGTGCTGGCTGAGAATGTCGAACAAGCTGCAAAGACCAAGACATCTAGCTGGACCAGCTGGTTGACGGGGCGATAG